The DNA window AGCCTTAGCACCCGTTGAAGATTTATCGTAATACATGGCGGGAGTACCAAAACTGGGTGCCTCGGCCAAGCGAACATTACGCGGGATCACGGTGCGGTAAACTTGGTCACCAAAATGACGTTTCAATTGTTCTGATACATCATTGGCTAATCTATTTCGCGGGTCGTACATCGTTCGAAGTACGCCTTCAATTTTCAAATTGGGATTAACTACCGACGCTAGTTTTTGGATTGTATCCATCAGCGCAGTTAAACCTTCCAGCGCATAATACTCGCACTGCATGGGCACAAGGACTGAATCTGAAGCGGCCATTGCATTGACCGTAAGTTGGTTCAAGGAAGGTGGGCAGTCAATAAAAATATAATCATAGTCATCTTGGACGCTTTCAAGCGCTCTGCGCAATCTTAGCTCGCGTGCAAATACTTCCATTAATTTAATCTCAGCAGCGGTGATGTCTGAATTGCCTGCAATTAAATCGTATTTCCCAGCAGTGTTCTTGATAATGACGTCTTTGGCTGGTACATCCTCAATGAGCAATTCATAGCAGGTATTTTCAACATCGTACTTGTCAACTCCGCTACCCATCGTAGCGTTGCCTTGTGGATCAAGGTCAATGAGCAGTACTCTACGTTTTGTCGCCGCCATCGACGCAGCAACGTTAACCGCAGTTGTTGTTTTACCAACACCACCTTTTTGATTCGCGATAGAAATGACTTTCGCCAAAATAAATTCCGTTAGTTATGAGTTGAAAACGACTGTGATTAAGCCACATTTCATTTTAGATTATTTTACATACTTGTTTTTTATAAAAATAATATTTCTTGGTAGCTAGTGGGGAATTAAGCTAGTTAGATATTTTTTTTACTTTAATCAAGTGTCGCTCACCTTGCAAATTTGGCACCGCAAGGTTAACACAATCTACCACTGTAAAGCCTGTAGGAATTTCGTCAAGTTCAAGTTGATTAACTTGCCCTTTTAATGCCAAAAATAATCCATTTTCATCTGTCATATTTTGGCACCAATGCAGCATATCTTTAAGTGATGCAAAGGCTCTACTCAATACGCCGTCAAATGGTTCGGCTATTTCAAGATCTTCGACACGAATCTGCATTGCAGTCACGTTGCTCATTTTTAGTTCATACAAACTTTGTTTTATAAAGCGAACGCGTTTACCCAAACTATCTATCAGTAAAAACGTTTTATCTGGGTTCATTATTGCTAAGGGAATACCGGGTAAACCGGGTCCTGTGCCTACATCGACAAAGTGACTACCCTGTAAGTGTGGCGAAACAACAATTGAATCAAAAATATGTTTAATCAACATATCTTGCGGGTTTCTTACGGAGGTTAAATTATACGTTTTATTCCACTTGTCGATGAGCAGCACATAATTGATGAGTTGCTGTTTTTGTAATTCAGAAATAGAAAATTCTAAATTTACAGCTACTTTGTCAAACGAAGCTGACAACGCATCAAATAGCGGCGATGATGTATTAGTCAAATTCATTAGGCTGATTGTTTCTCTGCTTTGAACAACATATTGTGTTT is part of the Glaciecola nitratireducens FR1064 genome and encodes:
- the rsmG gene encoding 16S rRNA (guanine(527)-N(7))-methyltransferase RsmG; this translates as MNLTNTSSPLFDALSASFDKVAVNLEFSISELQKQQLINYVLLIDKWNKTYNLTSVRNPQDMLIKHIFDSIVVSPHLQGSHFVDVGTGPGLPGIPLAIMNPDKTFLLIDSLGKRVRFIKQSLYELKMSNVTAMQIRVEDLEIAEPFDGVLSRAFASLKDMLHWCQNMTDENGLFLALKGQVNQLELDEIPTGFTVVDCVNLAVPNLQGERHLIKVKKISN
- a CDS encoding ParA family protein, which produces MAKVISIANQKGGVGKTTTAVNVAASMAATKRRVLLIDLDPQGNATMGSGVDKYDVENTCYELLIEDVPAKDVIIKNTAGKYDLIAGNSDITAAEIKLMEVFARELRLRRALESVQDDYDYIFIDCPPSLNQLTVNAMAASDSVLVPMQCEYYALEGLTALMDTIQKLASVVNPNLKIEGVLRTMYDPRNRLANDVSEQLKRHFGDQVYRTVIPRNVRLAEAPSFGTPAMYYDKSSTGAKAYLALAGEILRRRVAK